One Streptomyces coeruleorubidus DNA segment encodes these proteins:
- the yidD gene encoding membrane protein insertion efficiency factor YidD produces MKYPLLALIKLYQWTISPLLGPVCKYYPSCSHYGFTAIDRHGAIKGTALTAWRILRCNPWSLGGVDHVPPRKRPRWHEMLRNAWRARKGGPSVAVPATEGQTSPTSRSSPSSPAAETPSHAQGA; encoded by the coding sequence ATGAAGTACCCGCTGCTTGCTCTGATCAAGCTCTACCAGTGGACGATCAGTCCGCTGCTCGGGCCGGTCTGCAAGTACTACCCGTCGTGCTCCCACTACGGCTTCACGGCCATCGACCGGCACGGTGCCATCAAGGGAACGGCACTCACGGCCTGGCGCATCCTTCGCTGCAATCCGTGGTCGCTGGGCGGTGTGGACCATGTCCCGCCGCGCAAGCGCCCGCGGTGGCACGAAATGCTGCGTAACGCGTGGCGTGCACGCAAGGGCGGGCCCTCCGTCGCCGTCCCGGCCACCGAGGGACAGACTTCTCCCACAAGTCGGTCCAGTCCTTCGAGCCCGGCCGCAGAGACACCGTCCCATGCCCAAGGAGCATGA
- the dnaN gene encoding DNA polymerase III subunit beta: MKIRVERDVLAEAVAWAARSLPARPPAPVLAGLLLKAEDGQLSLSSFDYEVSARVSVEAEVEEEGTVLVSGRLLADICRALPNRPVEISTDGVRATVVCGSSRFTLHTLPVEEYPALPQMPNATGTVPGEVFASAAAQVAIAAGRDDTLPVLTGVRIEIEGDTVTLASTDRYRFAVREFLWKPENPEASAVALVPAKTLLDTAKALTSGDQVTLALSGSGSGEGLIGFEGAGRRTTTRLLEGDLPKYRTLFPTEFNSIAVIETAPFVEAVKRVALVAERNTPVRLSFEQGVLILEAGSSDDAQAVERVDAQLEGDDISIAFNPTFLLDGLSAIDSPVAQLSFTTSTKPALLSGKPALDAEADEAYKYLIMPVRLSG, encoded by the coding sequence GTGAAGATCCGGGTGGAACGCGACGTACTCGCGGAGGCAGTGGCCTGGGCGGCACGCAGCCTCCCGGCCCGTCCGCCGGCGCCTGTCCTCGCCGGCCTGCTGCTGAAGGCCGAGGACGGCCAGCTGAGCCTGTCCAGCTTCGACTACGAGGTCTCCGCGCGCGTGTCCGTGGAGGCCGAGGTCGAGGAGGAGGGCACGGTGCTCGTCTCCGGCCGCCTCCTCGCGGACATCTGCCGAGCCCTCCCCAACCGGCCGGTGGAGATCTCCACAGACGGTGTACGGGCGACGGTGGTGTGCGGCTCCTCCCGGTTCACACTCCACACACTGCCTGTGGAGGAGTACCCGGCGCTGCCGCAGATGCCGAACGCGACGGGCACGGTCCCCGGCGAGGTCTTCGCCTCCGCGGCCGCCCAGGTGGCCATCGCCGCCGGCCGTGACGACACGCTGCCCGTCCTCACGGGCGTCCGCATCGAGATCGAGGGCGACACGGTCACGCTGGCGTCCACCGACCGCTACCGCTTCGCGGTCCGTGAGTTCCTGTGGAAGCCGGAGAACCCGGAGGCCTCCGCGGTCGCCCTGGTGCCCGCCAAGACGCTGCTGGACACCGCCAAGGCCCTGACGAGCGGCGACCAGGTGACCCTGGCGCTGTCCGGCTCGGGCTCGGGCGAGGGCCTGATCGGCTTCGAGGGCGCCGGCCGCCGTACGACGACCCGCCTGCTGGAGGGCGACCTCCCGAAGTACCGCACGCTGTTCCCGACGGAGTTCAACAGCATCGCCGTGATCGAGACCGCCCCCTTCGTGGAGGCCGTCAAGCGTGTGGCCCTGGTCGCCGAGCGGAACACCCCGGTGCGGCTCAGCTTCGAGCAGGGCGTGCTCATCCTGGAGGCCGGCTCCAGCGACGACGCACAGGCTGTGGAAAGGGTCGACGCCCAGCTGGAGGGCGACGACATCTCGATCGCCTTCAACCCGACGTTCCTGCTGGACGGCCTGAGCGCCATCGACTCCCCGGTCGCGCAGCTGTCCTTCACGACGTCCACGAAGCCCGCGCTGCTCAGCGGCAAGCCGGCGCTGGACGCCGAGGCGGACGAGGCCTACAAGTACCTGATCATGCCGGTGCGCCTGAGCGGCTGA
- the rpmH gene encoding 50S ribosomal protein L34 codes for MSKRTFQPNNRRRAKTHGFRLRMRTRAGRAILASRRSKGRARLSA; via the coding sequence GTGAGCAAGCGCACCTTCCAGCCGAACAACCGTCGTCGCGCGAAGACCCACGGCTTCCGGCTGCGTATGCGCACCCGTGCCGGCCGCGCGATTCTCGCGTCCCGCCGTAGCAAGGGTCGCGCCCGTCTGTCCGCCTGA
- the rnpA gene encoding ribonuclease P protein component encodes MLPTENRLRRREDFATAVRRGRRAGRPYLVVHLRSGATDPHAPGESAPPTRAGFVVSKAVGGAVVRNKVKRRLRHLMRDRVAQLPPGSLVVVRALPGAGDADHAQLARDLDAALQRLLGGGAR; translated from the coding sequence GTGCTGCCCACCGAGAACCGGCTGAGGCGGCGCGAGGACTTCGCGACCGCGGTACGGCGAGGACGCCGGGCTGGACGCCCGTACCTCGTCGTCCACCTTCGAAGCGGTGCCACGGACCCGCATGCGCCTGGGGAGAGCGCTCCCCCGACGCGTGCGGGTTTCGTCGTGAGCAAAGCCGTGGGCGGTGCGGTCGTACGCAACAAAGTGAAGCGCAGGCTTCGCCACCTGATGCGCGACCGAGTCGCCCAGCTGCCCCCCGGTAGCCTGGTAGTGGTACGAGCGCTGCCCGGTGCGGGCGACGCCGACCATGCACAGCTGGCCCGAGACCTGGATGCCGCCCTCCAGCGGCTGCTGGGAGGGGGCGCGCGATGA
- the dnaA gene encoding chromosomal replication initiator protein DnaA: protein MADVPADLAAVWPRVLEQLLGEGRGQGVEAKDEHWIRRCQPLALVADTALLAVPNEFAKGVLEGRLAPVVSETLSRECGRPIRIAITVDDSAGEPTPAPPARSQSRYEEPELPAARQDRDGYEGYGRHRADQLPGTAGDQPPPARGDQLPTARPAYPSEYQRPEPGSWPRPAQDEYSWQQQRLGFPERDPYASPNQDTYGSPDSYGTRDSYESHGSSQDSYGSHGSRGSHGSRGSQDSYGSSPQDAYGSPSQDYRPQSMERPSYESPRSDYDTSRPDYDQRDPVRRELPEPPAGSGHVHRGGPVGPNLPTTGAPGPLAAQPAPATGPGEPTARLNPKYLFDTFVIGASNRFAHAAAVAVAEAPAKAYNPLFIYGESGLGKTHLLHAIGHYARSLYPGTRVRYVSSEEFTNEFINSIRDGKGDSFRKRYREMDILLVDDIQFLADKESTQEEFFHTFNTLHNANKQIVLSSDRPPKQLVTLEDRLRNRFEWGLITDVQPPELETRIAILRKKAVQEQLNAPPEVLEFIASRISRNIRELEGALIRVTAFASLNRQPVDLGLTEIVLKDLIPGGEDSAPEITSTAIMGATADYFGLTVEDLCGTSRGRALVTARQIAMYLCRELTDLSLPKIGALFGGRDHTTVMHADRKIRNLMAERRSIYNQVTELTNRIKNG from the coding sequence GTGGCTGACGTACCTGCCGATCTTGCCGCAGTGTGGCCACGCGTATTGGAGCAGCTCCTCGGGGAGGGCCGCGGCCAGGGTGTCGAGGCGAAGGACGAGCACTGGATCCGGCGATGTCAACCGCTCGCGCTGGTCGCGGACACCGCCCTGCTCGCCGTACCGAACGAATTCGCGAAGGGCGTACTCGAGGGCCGCCTGGCGCCCGTCGTCAGCGAGACCCTGAGCCGCGAGTGCGGCCGTCCGATCCGGATCGCGATCACCGTCGACGACTCCGCGGGCGAACCCACGCCCGCGCCCCCGGCCCGTTCCCAGTCGCGTTACGAGGAGCCCGAGCTGCCGGCCGCGCGCCAGGACCGCGACGGTTATGAGGGGTACGGGCGTCACCGCGCCGACCAGCTGCCGGGAACGGCCGGCGACCAGCCGCCGCCTGCGCGCGGAGATCAACTTCCCACCGCCCGTCCCGCGTACCCCTCCGAGTACCAGCGCCCCGAGCCCGGCTCCTGGCCGCGGCCGGCGCAGGACGAGTACAGCTGGCAGCAGCAGCGCCTCGGCTTCCCCGAGCGTGACCCGTACGCGTCACCGAACCAGGACACCTACGGCTCACCGGACTCCTACGGCACCCGGGACTCGTACGAATCCCACGGATCGTCGCAGGACTCGTATGGATCGCATGGATCACGTGGGTCACACGGGTCGCGCGGTTCGCAGGACTCGTACGGCTCGTCCCCCCAGGACGCCTACGGCTCCCCGTCCCAGGACTACCGCCCGCAGTCCATGGAGCGCCCCTCCTACGAGTCGCCGCGCTCCGACTACGACACGTCACGCCCCGACTACGACCAGCGCGACCCGGTCCGCCGGGAGCTGCCAGAGCCGCCGGCCGGCTCGGGGCACGTGCACCGCGGCGGCCCCGTCGGCCCGAACCTGCCCACGACCGGTGCGCCCGGCCCGCTGGCCGCGCAGCCCGCGCCGGCGACCGGCCCGGGTGAGCCCACCGCACGTCTGAACCCGAAGTACCTCTTCGACACGTTCGTCATCGGCGCCTCCAACCGCTTCGCGCACGCCGCCGCGGTCGCCGTCGCCGAGGCACCGGCGAAGGCGTACAACCCGTTGTTCATCTACGGGGAGTCCGGGCTCGGCAAGACGCACCTGCTGCACGCGATCGGGCACTACGCGCGCAGCCTCTACCCGGGCACGCGGGTGCGGTACGTGAGCTCGGAGGAGTTCACCAACGAGTTCATCAACTCCATCCGCGACGGCAAGGGCGACAGCTTCCGCAAGCGCTACCGCGAGATGGACATCCTGCTCGTCGACGACATCCAGTTCCTTGCGGACAAGGAGTCGACGCAGGAGGAGTTCTTCCACACCTTCAACACGCTCCACAACGCCAACAAGCAGATCGTGCTGTCCTCCGACCGGCCGCCCAAGCAGCTGGTGACGCTGGAGGACCGGCTGCGGAACCGTTTCGAGTGGGGTCTGATCACCGACGTCCAGCCGCCCGAGCTGGAGACGCGTATCGCGATCCTCCGCAAGAAGGCGGTGCAGGAGCAGCTGAACGCGCCGCCGGAGGTGCTGGAGTTCATCGCGTCCCGGATCTCGCGCAACATCCGCGAGCTGGAGGGCGCGCTGATCCGGGTCACGGCGTTCGCCTCGCTCAACCGGCAGCCGGTGGACCTGGGCCTGACGGAGATCGTCCTCAAGGACCTCATCCCCGGCGGCGAGGACTCGGCCCCCGAGATCACGTCCACGGCCATCATGGGCGCGACGGCGGACTACTTCGGGCTGACCGTCGAGGACCTGTGCGGCACCTCGCGCGGCCGCGCCCTCGTCACCGCCCGGCAGATCGCCATGTACCTGTGCCGCGAGCTCACGGACCTGTCACTGCCGAAGATCGGCGCGCTGTTCGGCGGCCGCGACCACACGACGGTCATGCACGCGGACCGCAAGATCCGCAACCTGATGGCCGAGCGCCGCTCCATCTACAACCAGGTCACCGAGCTGACCAACCGCATCAAGAACGGCTGA
- the gnd gene encoding phosphogluconate dehydrogenase (NAD(+)-dependent, decarboxylating), whose product MELGLVGLGKMGGNMRERIRRAGHTVFGYDRNPDLADVHSLPELVGKLSGPRVIWVMVPAGEPTQSTIDELAELLEPGDVVVDGGNSRWTDDEKHAEELAAKGIGFVDCGVSGGVWGLENGYALMYGGDKENVAKVQPVFDALKPEGDFGSVHAGKVGAGHFAKMVHNGIEYAMMQAYAEGWELLEKVDSVTDVREVFRSWQEGTVIRSWLLDLAVNALDEDEHLDRLRGYAQDSGEGRWTVEAAIDHAVPLPAITASLFARFASRQEDSPQMKMIAALRNQFGGHAVETK is encoded by the coding sequence ATGGAGCTCGGTCTCGTCGGCCTCGGCAAGATGGGCGGCAACATGCGCGAGCGGATCCGCCGCGCGGGCCACACCGTCTTCGGATACGACCGCAACCCGGACCTCGCCGATGTCCACAGCCTGCCGGAGCTTGTGGGCAAGCTCAGCGGCCCGCGTGTGATCTGGGTGATGGTCCCGGCGGGCGAGCCCACGCAGTCCACCATCGACGAGCTCGCCGAACTGCTGGAGCCCGGCGATGTCGTCGTGGACGGCGGCAACTCCCGCTGGACCGACGACGAGAAGCACGCCGAGGAGCTGGCGGCCAAGGGCATCGGCTTCGTCGACTGCGGTGTCTCCGGCGGCGTCTGGGGCCTGGAGAACGGCTACGCGCTGATGTACGGCGGCGACAAGGAGAACGTCGCCAAGGTGCAACCGGTCTTCGACGCCCTCAAGCCGGAGGGCGACTTCGGCTCGGTGCACGCCGGCAAGGTCGGCGCGGGCCACTTCGCGAAGATGGTCCACAACGGCATCGAGTACGCGATGATGCAGGCCTACGCCGAGGGCTGGGAGCTGCTGGAGAAGGTCGACTCCGTGACCGACGTCCGGGAGGTCTTCCGCTCCTGGCAGGAGGGCACGGTCATCCGCTCCTGGCTGCTCGACCTCGCGGTCAACGCGCTCGACGAGGACGAGCACCTGGACAGGCTCCGGGGTTATGCACAGGACTCCGGTGAGGGACGCTGGACTGTGGAAGCCGCCATCGACCACGCGGTGCCGCTGCCGGCGATCACCGCGTCGCTGTTCGCGCGGTTCGCCTCCCGTCAGGAGGACTCGCCCCAGATGAAGATGATCGCGGCGCTGCGGAACCAGTTCGGCGGCCACGCGGTCGAGACCAAGTAA
- the recF gene encoding DNA replication/repair protein RecF (All proteins in this family for which functions are known are DNA-binding proteins that assist the filamentation of RecA onto DNA for the initiation of recombination or recombinational repair.) translates to MHVTHLSLADFRSYPRVEVPLDPGVTAFVGPNGQGKTNLVEAVGYLATLGSHRVSSDAPLVRMGAERAIIRAQVRQGERQQLVELELNPGRANRARINRSSQVKPRDVLGIVRTVLFAPEDLALVKGDPGERRRFLDELITARSPRMAAVRSDYDRVLKQRNTLLKSAALARRHGGRSMDMSTLDIWDQHLARAGAELLAQRLDLIAAVQPLADKAYEQLAPGGGPIALEYKPSAPGEAHTRDDLFEQLMAALAEARKQEIERGVTLVGPHRDDLLLKLGQLPAKGYASHGESWSYALALRLASYDLLRAEGNEPVLVLDDVFAELDTRRRERLAELVAPGEQVLVTAAVDDDVPYVLSGVRFAVSEGTVERV, encoded by the coding sequence ATGCACGTCACGCATCTGTCGCTGGCCGACTTCCGCTCGTACCCCCGGGTCGAGGTCCCGCTCGACCCGGGAGTGACGGCCTTCGTCGGACCGAACGGGCAGGGGAAGACCAATCTCGTCGAGGCCGTCGGCTATCTCGCCACGCTCGGCAGCCACCGGGTCTCCTCCGACGCCCCCCTGGTCCGCATGGGCGCCGAGCGCGCGATCATCCGGGCCCAGGTGCGGCAGGGGGAGCGGCAGCAGCTGGTCGAGCTGGAGCTGAACCCGGGGCGCGCCAACCGGGCCCGGATCAACCGGTCCTCGCAGGTCAAGCCACGTGATGTGCTCGGGATCGTACGGACCGTGCTGTTCGCCCCCGAGGATCTCGCCCTGGTCAAGGGCGACCCCGGTGAGCGGCGCCGCTTCCTCGACGAGCTGATCACCGCCCGCTCCCCGCGCATGGCCGCGGTCCGCTCCGACTACGACCGGGTTCTCAAGCAGCGCAACACCCTCCTCAAGTCGGCCGCGCTCGCTCGCCGGCACGGCGGCCGCAGCATGGACATGTCCACGCTCGACATCTGGGACCAGCATCTCGCGCGCGCGGGCGCCGAGTTGCTCGCCCAGCGCCTGGACCTGATCGCCGCCGTCCAGCCGCTCGCCGACAAGGCGTACGAGCAGCTCGCCCCCGGCGGCGGGCCGATCGCCCTGGAGTACAAGCCGTCCGCGCCGGGCGAGGCGCACACCCGCGATGACCTGTTCGAGCAACTGATGGCCGCGCTCGCCGAAGCCCGCAAGCAGGAGATCGAGCGGGGCGTCACCCTGGTCGGCCCGCACCGGGACGACCTGCTGCTCAAGCTCGGCCAGCTGCCCGCCAAGGGGTACGCCTCGCACGGCGAGTCCTGGTCGTACGCCCTGGCGCTGCGTCTCGCCTCGTACGACCTGCTGCGCGCGGAGGGCAACGAGCCGGTGCTGGTGCTCGACGACGTCTTCGCCGAGCTGGACACCCGCCGCCGTGAGCGCCTCGCCGAGCTGGTCGCGCCCGGCGAGCAGGTCCTGGTGACGGCCGCGGTCGACGACGACGTACCGTATGTGCTGTCCGGGGTGCGGTTCGCCGTGTCCGAGGGGACGGTGGAGCGCGTATGA